In Xyrauchen texanus isolate HMW12.3.18 chromosome 35, RBS_HiC_50CHRs, whole genome shotgun sequence, one DNA window encodes the following:
- the LOC127629287 gene encoding uncharacterized protein LOC127629287 has product MSEEQRVSASKLIPLYRMLQHKLAQKKGNATQESTVQLGSHLQEGLHSRCGGYETFRALALATLLDPRFKNVAFGNPAKALDAEKHITLECASLMRSNTTPEPQMSTSGPSSTPVETQDSLWEHFDNRIRETQMIHNPTADATVEVKKYLSDAGETHPVDPYRNSLRVMGSSMPLVGDHQAEDQQLIADMVNAKMNHVMTQNSKRPAVIQPRQNAAEKDALVDAKNGPPQKAPPQGCLQYISPG; this is encoded by the exons atgtcagaggaacagagagtgtctgcttcaaagctcataccattgtacaggatgttgcagcacaagcttgcacagaaaaaaggaaatgcaacgcaggaatcaactgtacaattag gctcacatctacaagaaggtctgcactccagatgtggagggtacgagacttttagagccttggcactggctacactgctggacccaaggtttaaaaatgtggcttttggaaatcctgccaaagccctggatgctgaaaagcacatcacactggagtgtgcttcactgatgcgttcaaacacaactcctg aaccacaaatgtcaacatcaggcccatcatcaacaccagttgaaacacaagacagtttatgggaacattttgacaatcgtatccgtgagacccagatgatacacaatcctacagctgatgccacagtggaagtgaaaaaatacctCAGCGATGCAGGTGAGACACATCCAGTGGACCCCTATAGGAACTCTTTGAGA GTAATGGGTTCGTCAATGCCGTTAGTGGGGGATCACCAGGCTGAAGACCAGCAGCTCATAGCAGACATGGTCAATGCCAAAATGAACCACGTCATGACACAAAACTCCAAGAGACCAGCTGTCATTCAACCAAGACAG AATGCTGCTGAGAAGGACGCTCTGGTTGATGCAAAGAATGGCCCACCACAGAAAGCTCCTCCTCAAGGTTGTTTGCAATACATTAGTCCAGGCTAA